A genome region from Streptomyces antimycoticus includes the following:
- a CDS encoding VOC family protein → MAVASAAVLTLDCAEPEELADFYARVLGAEIQPMTTPDRLEIVAPGGSRMAFLRDHGFAPPSWPRPDDSQQAHLDLLVEDIDAAERQVIDLGARPLDTKNNGGLRDTRIYSDPAGHPFSLRRT, encoded by the coding sequence ATGGCCGTAGCCAGCGCAGCCGTCCTGACCCTGGACTGTGCCGAACCCGAAGAGCTCGCCGACTTCTACGCCCGGGTGCTCGGCGCCGAGATCCAGCCGATGACCACCCCCGACCGGCTCGAGATCGTCGCACCCGGCGGGTCGCGGATGGCGTTCCTGCGGGACCACGGCTTCGCCCCACCGAGCTGGCCGCGGCCGGACGACTCCCAGCAGGCCCATCTGGACCTGCTGGTGGAGGACATCGACGCCGCGGAGCGCCAGGTCATCGACCTGGGCGCCCGCCCGCTGGACACCAAGAACAACGGCGGCCTGCGCGACACCCGGATCTACTCCGACCCGGCGGGCCATCCCTTCTCGCTCCGCCGCACCTGA
- a CDS encoding 3'-5' exonuclease: MPSWFEGPLAAFDTETTGVDVEHDRIVSAALVVQRGTGSLPEIRRWLVSPGVPVPPAATEIHGLTDAHLQRHGRWPAPVMDEMARAIAEQTARGTPLVVMNAPFDLTLLDRELKRHRNSSLAGYLSLRSMSVLDPRVLDKHLDRYRKGRRTLVDLCAHYGVELTGAHDAAADAAASLHVVRAVGRRFASRLETLTPAELHARQTIWYAAQARGLQAWFALNGSDEVCDPAWPLRPDLAAAA, translated from the coding sequence ATGCCGTCCTGGTTCGAGGGGCCGCTTGCCGCCTTTGACACGGAGACCACGGGTGTCGATGTCGAGCATGACCGGATCGTGTCGGCGGCGCTGGTGGTACAGCGCGGGACCGGAAGTCTGCCGGAGATCCGGCGCTGGCTGGTGAGTCCGGGGGTGCCGGTGCCGCCGGCCGCCACCGAGATACACGGTCTGACCGACGCCCATCTGCAGCGTCACGGCAGATGGCCGGCGCCGGTGATGGACGAGATGGCGCGGGCGATAGCCGAGCAGACCGCGCGGGGCACCCCGCTGGTGGTGATGAACGCGCCGTTCGATCTGACCCTGCTGGACCGGGAGTTGAAGCGGCATCGCAACTCCAGCCTGGCGGGCTATCTTTCGCTGCGCTCGATGAGCGTGCTGGATCCGCGCGTACTGGACAAGCATCTGGACCGCTATCGCAAGGGCCGCCGCACCCTGGTCGATCTGTGTGCGCACTACGGAGTGGAGCTGACCGGCGCGCATGACGCGGCGGCGGACGCGGCGGCCTCCCTGCACGTGGTGCGGGCGGTGGGCCGCCGGTTCGCCTCGCGTCTGGAGACGCTCACACCCGCCGAGCTGCACGCCCGCCAGACGATCTGGTACGCGGCGCAGGCCCGGGGGCTGCAGGCGTGGTTCGCGCTCAACGGCTCGGACGAGGTCTGCGATCCGGCCTGGCCGCTGCGACCCGACCTCGCGGCCGCGGCCTGA
- a CDS encoding DUF4365 domain-containing protein — MTLAKPDPAPTVSGLALSGTPPVRGQIATTACMETLQVGYLHAVAAAAGCSLAQPFPDHGIDWHVSHSAPGHAVDDEVTIKVQLKATYQIAPDPPGPTFAFTLDNDHLIKLARSPVSVHKILVVMIVPRSQEDWLRAGHDRLSLRHCCYWINLAGHPITGRRRTTVRIPTSRVFDDRALCEIMTRVGAGGRP, encoded by the coding sequence ATGACGCTCGCAAAACCCGACCCGGCCCCGACGGTGAGCGGCCTTGCCCTGAGCGGAACACCCCCCGTGCGTGGCCAGATCGCGACCACCGCCTGCATGGAGACCCTTCAAGTCGGGTATCTGCACGCGGTCGCCGCCGCCGCGGGCTGCTCACTGGCCCAGCCCTTTCCCGACCACGGGATCGACTGGCATGTCAGCCACAGCGCCCCCGGCCACGCCGTGGACGACGAGGTCACCATCAAGGTGCAGCTCAAGGCCACGTACCAGATCGCACCGGACCCCCCGGGCCCGACCTTCGCCTTCACCCTCGACAACGACCACCTGATCAAGCTGGCGCGCAGCCCGGTCTCCGTGCACAAGATCCTCGTGGTGATGATCGTGCCGCGCAGCCAGGAGGACTGGCTGCGAGCCGGGCATGACCGACTGTCCCTGCGCCACTGCTGCTACTGGATCAATCTGGCCGGCCACCCGATCACGGGCCGCCGCCGGACCACCGTGCGGATCCCGACCTCGCGGGTCTTCGACGACCGCGCGCTCTGCGAGATCATGACCCGGGTCGGGGCGGGAGGGAGACCGTGA
- the thrS gene encoding threonine--tRNA ligase: MSDVRVIIQRDSEREERVVATGTTTADLFSGDRSIVAVRVGGQLKDLAYQPAEGDEIEPVEITSKDGLDILRHSTAHVMAQAVQELFPEAKLGIGPPIKDGFYYDFDVETPFHPDDLKRIEKKMQEIQKRGQRFSRRVVTDDEAREELSAEPYKLELIGLKGSAADAAEGASAEVGAGELTIYDNLDAKSGELCWKDLCRGPHLPTTRNIPAFKLMRSAAAYWRGSEKNPQLQRIYGTAWPTKDELKAYLDFLAEAEKRDHRKLGAELDLFSFPDELGSGLAVFHPKGGVIRKEMEEYSRKRHEESGYEFVNTPHITKARLFETSGHLPHYMDGMFPPMEFEGQDYYLKAMNCPMHNLIFRARGRSYRELPLRLFEFGTVYRYEKSGVVHGLTRARGFTQDDSHIYCTKEQMADELDNLLTFVLNLLRDYGLSDFYLELSTRDDSDKFIGGPEQWEEATEELRKAAEKQGLELVMDPGGAAFYGPKISVQARDAIGRTWQMSTIQVDFNQPERFELEYTAADGSRQQPVMIHRALFGSIERFFAVLLEHYAGAFPVWLAPVQAVGIPIGDTHVPYLEEFAAQAKAKGLRMEVDSSSDRMQKKIRNAQKSKIPFMVIVGDEDVAGNAVSFRYRDGSQKNGIPIDEALAEIADAVERRIQV; encoded by the coding sequence GTGTCAGACGTCCGTGTGATCATCCAACGCGATTCCGAGCGGGAAGAACGCGTGGTGGCCACGGGCACTACGACGGCGGACCTCTTCTCCGGCGACCGCTCGATCGTCGCCGTGCGCGTGGGCGGACAGCTCAAGGACTTGGCGTACCAGCCGGCCGAGGGCGACGAGATCGAGCCCGTGGAGATCACCAGCAAGGACGGCCTGGACATCCTGCGCCACTCCACCGCGCATGTCATGGCCCAGGCGGTGCAGGAGCTGTTCCCCGAGGCGAAGCTGGGCATCGGCCCGCCGATCAAGGACGGCTTCTACTACGACTTCGACGTCGAGACCCCGTTCCACCCGGACGATCTCAAGCGCATCGAGAAGAAGATGCAGGAGATCCAGAAGAGGGGGCAGCGGTTCTCCCGCCGCGTGGTCACCGACGACGAGGCGCGCGAGGAGCTGTCCGCCGAGCCGTACAAGCTGGAGCTGATCGGGCTCAAGGGATCGGCCGCGGACGCCGCCGAGGGCGCGTCGGCCGAGGTGGGCGCGGGCGAGCTGACCATCTACGACAACCTCGACGCCAAGTCCGGCGAGCTGTGCTGGAAGGACCTGTGCCGCGGTCCGCACCTGCCGACCACACGGAACATCCCGGCCTTCAAGCTGATGCGCAGCGCCGCCGCGTACTGGCGGGGCAGTGAGAAGAATCCCCAGCTCCAGCGGATCTACGGCACCGCCTGGCCGACCAAGGACGAGCTGAAGGCGTACCTGGACTTCCTCGCCGAGGCCGAGAAGCGCGACCACCGCAAGCTGGGCGCCGAGCTGGACCTGTTCTCCTTCCCCGACGAGCTGGGCTCGGGCCTCGCGGTGTTCCACCCCAAGGGCGGGGTGATCCGCAAGGAGATGGAGGAGTACTCGCGGAAGCGGCACGAGGAGTCGGGGTACGAGTTCGTCAACACCCCGCACATCACCAAGGCGCGCCTTTTCGAGACCTCGGGCCACCTGCCGCACTACATGGACGGCATGTTCCCGCCCATGGAGTTCGAGGGCCAGGACTACTACCTCAAGGCCATGAACTGCCCGATGCACAACCTGATCTTCAGGGCGCGCGGGCGGTCGTATCGCGAGTTGCCTCTGCGGTTGTTCGAGTTCGGCACGGTCTACCGGTACGAGAAGTCCGGCGTCGTCCACGGCCTGACCCGGGCCCGGGGCTTCACCCAGGACGACTCGCACATCTACTGCACCAAGGAGCAGATGGCCGATGAGCTGGACAACCTGCTCACCTTCGTGCTGAACCTGCTGCGCGACTACGGGCTGAGCGACTTCTACCTGGAGCTGTCCACCCGGGACGACTCCGACAAGTTCATCGGTGGGCCGGAGCAGTGGGAAGAGGCCACCGAGGAGCTGCGCAAGGCGGCCGAGAAGCAGGGCCTGGAACTGGTCATGGACCCGGGCGGCGCCGCCTTCTACGGCCCGAAGATCTCGGTCCAGGCCCGGGACGCGATCGGCCGTACCTGGCAGATGTCGACGATCCAGGTCGACTTCAACCAGCCGGAGCGGTTCGAGCTGGAGTACACCGCGGCCGACGGCTCGCGTCAGCAGCCCGTCATGATCCACCGGGCGCTCTTCGGCTCGATCGAGCGCTTCTTCGCGGTCCTGCTGGAGCACTACGCGGGCGCCTTCCCGGTGTGGCTCGCCCCGGTCCAGGCGGTCGGCATCCCGATCGGCGACACCCATGTCCCGTACCTGGAGGAGTTCGCCGCGCAGGCCAAGGCGAAGGGCCTGCGGATGGAGGTCGACTCGTCCTCGGACCGGATGCAGAAGAAGATCCGCAACGCCCAGAAGTCCAAGATCCCGTTCATGGTGATCGTCGGTGACGAGGACGTGGCCGGCAACGCCGTGAGCTTCCGCTACCGCGACGGTTCGCAGAAGAACGGCATCCCGATCGACGAGGCGCTGGCCGAGATCGCCGACGCCGTGGAGCGCCGGATCCAGGTCTGA
- a CDS encoding HIT family protein, which yields MLARMTSEPEQQIGVGTPDAFQRLWTPHRMAYIQGENKPTGPGAGDGCPFCSIPEKSDEDGLIIARGASVYAVLNLYPYTGGHLMVVPFRHIADYTELTTEETIELADYTKAAMTALRTASGAHGFNIGMNQGTVAGAGIAAHLHQHVVPRWGGDTNFMPVIGRTKVLPQLLADTRQLLADAWPKTQA from the coding sequence ATGCTGGCCCGCATGACGAGTGAGCCGGAACAGCAGATCGGAGTGGGGACGCCTGACGCGTTCCAGCGCCTGTGGACGCCCCATCGGATGGCCTACATCCAGGGGGAGAACAAGCCGACCGGCCCGGGCGCGGGCGATGGCTGTCCGTTCTGCTCCATTCCGGAGAAGTCGGACGAGGATGGCTTGATCATCGCTCGAGGCGCCTCCGTGTACGCGGTGCTCAATTTGTACCCGTACACCGGCGGCCATCTCATGGTCGTCCCGTTCCGGCATATCGCCGACTACACCGAGCTCACCACCGAGGAGACGATCGAGCTGGCGGACTACACCAAGGCCGCCATGACCGCGCTCCGTACCGCCTCGGGTGCGCATGGTTTCAACATCGGCATGAACCAGGGCACCGTCGCCGGAGCCGGGATCGCGGCGCATCTGCATCAGCATGTGGTGCCGCGCTGGGGCGGGGACACCAACTTCATGCCCGTCATCGGCCGGACCAAGGTGCTGCCGCAACTCCTCGCCGACACCCGCCAGTTGTTGGCCGACGCCTGGCCGAAGACCCAGGCATAG
- a CDS encoding elongation factor G-like protein EF-G2 has translation MGDKTSTHPGAAGRAAAADRPSSLRNVVLVGHSGTGKTTLVEALALATGAVNRAGRVENGGCLSDYDEIEHRQQRSIQLSLVPVEWGGMKINLLDTPGYADFVGELRAGLRAADAALFVVSAAQDALGITGATRMIWDECAAVGMPRAIVITHLEAARASFEEMTELCRESFGGDDPDAVLPLYLPLRGEPGPDGHAPVTGLIGLLTQRVFDYSSGVRTESPPREDQLPLVEEARGRLIEGIIAESEDETLMDRYLGGEEIDVKTLIEDLEKAVARGSFHPVLAAAPAAEGSKQGLGTVELLDLVTGGFPCPLERETPAVTTPQGAARPPLSCDPEGPLAAEVVKTSSDPYVGRISLVRVFSGTLRPDETVHVSGHGMEDRGHEDHDVDERVGALSAPFGKQQRTLAQAIAGDLACVAKLTRAETGDTLSAKDEPLLMEPWQMPDPLLPVAIRAHSKPDEDKLSLGLSRLVAEDPTMRLEQNPDTHQVVLWCLGEAHVDVALERLRSRYGVQVDAVPYKVSLRETFAGKSAGRGRHVKQSGGHGQYAICEIEVEPLPEGSGIEFVDKVVGGAVPRQFIPSVEKGVRGQAARGVAAGYPLVDVRVTLLDGKAHSVDSSDAAFQTAGALALREAAADARIDLLEPVVELGVLVSDDYVGAVMSDLSGRRGRVVGTEQSGGGQTLIKADVPEIEIGRYAVDLRSLSHGTGRFSRCYARHEAMPHQLAERMREQVAAEA, from the coding sequence ATGGGCGACAAGACGAGTACGCACCCAGGGGCCGCCGGAAGGGCAGCGGCGGCCGACCGGCCCAGCTCCCTGCGGAATGTGGTTCTGGTCGGCCACAGTGGGACGGGAAAGACGACGCTGGTGGAGGCTCTCGCACTGGCGACGGGCGCGGTCAACCGGGCGGGCAGAGTCGAGAACGGCGGCTGTCTCTCCGACTACGACGAAATCGAGCACCGGCAGCAACGTTCGATTCAGCTCTCCCTGGTCCCCGTCGAATGGGGCGGGATGAAGATCAATCTCCTGGACACCCCGGGCTACGCCGATTTCGTCGGGGAACTCAGGGCCGGTCTGCGAGCGGCGGACGCGGCCCTTTTCGTTGTCTCGGCCGCGCAGGACGCCCTGGGCATCACCGGGGCCACCCGCATGATCTGGGACGAGTGCGCCGCGGTCGGAATGCCGCGCGCCATCGTGATCACCCACCTGGAAGCGGCGCGCGCCAGCTTCGAGGAGATGACCGAGCTGTGCCGGGAGAGCTTCGGCGGCGACGACCCCGACGCCGTCCTGCCGCTGTACCTGCCGCTGCGGGGCGAGCCGGGGCCCGACGGGCACGCCCCGGTGACCGGGCTCATCGGGCTGCTCACCCAGCGGGTCTTCGACTACTCCTCGGGGGTGCGCACCGAATCGCCGCCCCGGGAGGACCAGCTGCCGCTGGTCGAGGAGGCCCGCGGCCGGCTCATCGAGGGGATCATCGCCGAGAGCGAGGACGAGACCCTCATGGACCGCTATCTCGGCGGTGAGGAGATCGACGTCAAGACGCTGATCGAGGACCTGGAGAAGGCCGTCGCACGCGGCAGCTTCCACCCCGTGCTGGCGGCGGCGCCCGCCGCGGAGGGGTCCAAGCAGGGCCTGGGCACCGTCGAACTGCTGGACCTGGTGACCGGCGGCTTCCCCTGCCCACTGGAGCGCGAGACGCCCGCCGTCACCACCCCGCAGGGCGCCGCACGCCCGCCGCTGAGCTGCGATCCGGAAGGGCCGCTGGCCGCCGAGGTGGTCAAGACCTCCTCCGATCCGTATGTCGGCCGGATCTCCCTGGTGCGGGTCTTCTCCGGCACGCTCCGCCCCGACGAGACCGTCCATGTCTCCGGCCACGGTATGGAGGACCGCGGCCATGAGGACCACGACGTGGACGAGCGGGTGGGCGCCCTGTCCGCGCCCTTCGGCAAGCAGCAGCGCACCCTCGCCCAGGCCATCGCGGGCGATCTGGCGTGCGTGGCCAAGCTGACCCGCGCCGAGACCGGGGACACGCTCTCGGCCAAGGACGAGCCGCTCCTCATGGAGCCCTGGCAGATGCCCGATCCGCTGCTGCCCGTGGCCATCCGGGCGCATAGCAAACCGGACGAGGACAAGCTGTCGCTGGGCCTGTCCCGGCTGGTCGCCGAGGACCCGACGATGCGCCTGGAGCAGAACCCGGACACCCACCAGGTGGTGCTGTGGTGCCTGGGCGAGGCGCATGTGGACGTCGCGCTGGAACGGCTGCGCAGCCGGTACGGGGTCCAGGTGGACGCGGTGCCGTACAAGGTCTCGCTGCGCGAGACCTTCGCGGGGAAGTCGGCCGGGCGCGGCCGCCATGTCAAACAGTCCGGAGGCCATGGGCAGTACGCGATCTGCGAGATCGAGGTGGAGCCGCTGCCGGAGGGCTCGGGCATCGAATTCGTGGACAAGGTCGTCGGCGGCGCGGTGCCCCGGCAGTTCATCCCGTCCGTCGAGAAGGGCGTACGCGGCCAGGCGGCGCGCGGCGTCGCGGCCGGCTACCCCCTGGTCGACGTACGCGTCACGCTGCTCGACGGCAAGGCGCACTCGGTGGACTCCTCCGACGCCGCCTTCCAGACGGCGGGAGCGCTCGCACTGCGCGAGGCGGCCGCCGACGCCCGGATCGACCTGCTGGAACCGGTGGTGGAGCTGGGCGTACTGGTCTCGGACGACTATGTCGGCGCCGTCATGAGCGATCTGTCCGGCCGGCGCGGCCGGGTCGTCGGCACCGAACAGTCGGGCGGCGGACAGACCCTGATCAAGGCGGATGTGCCGGAGATCGAGATTGGCCGGTACGCGGTCGATCTGCGCTCGCTGTCGCACGGCACGGGACGGTTCAGCCGCTGCTACGCCCGGCATGAGGCGATGCCCCATCAGCTGGCCGAGCGGATGCGCGAACAGGTCGCCGCCGAGGCGTAG
- the pgsA gene encoding phosphatidylinositol phosphate synthase, which produces MLNKYARAFFTRVLTPFAALLIRLGISPDAVTLTGTAGVCAGALVFYPQGEFFWGTVVITLFVFSDLVDGNMARQLGRSSRWGAFLDSTLDRVADGAIFGGLALWYAGSGNDNVLCAVTIFCLASGQVVSYTKARGESIGLPVNVNGLVERAERLVISLVACGFSGLHKFGVPHIDILLPIALWIVAVGSAVTLVQRVVTVRREAAEADAEEQAVPQGGETR; this is translated from the coding sequence ATGCTGAACAAGTACGCGCGTGCATTCTTCACGCGTGTTCTCACACCGTTCGCCGCCCTGCTCATCCGTCTCGGGATCAGCCCCGACGCGGTGACCCTTACCGGCACCGCCGGCGTGTGCGCGGGCGCACTGGTCTTCTACCCCCAGGGGGAGTTCTTCTGGGGAACGGTCGTCATCACGCTGTTCGTCTTCTCGGACCTGGTCGACGGCAATATGGCGCGGCAGCTGGGGCGCTCCAGCCGCTGGGGCGCGTTCCTCGACTCCACGCTGGACCGGGTGGCCGACGGCGCGATCTTCGGCGGTCTGGCGTTGTGGTACGCGGGCAGCGGGAACGACAATGTGCTGTGTGCGGTGACGATCTTCTGCCTCGCCAGCGGCCAGGTGGTCTCGTACACCAAGGCGCGCGGCGAGAGCATCGGGCTGCCGGTGAACGTCAACGGGCTGGTGGAGCGCGCCGAGCGGCTGGTGATCTCCCTGGTGGCCTGCGGCTTCTCGGGTCTGCACAAGTTCGGCGTGCCGCATATCGACATCCTGCTCCCGATCGCGCTGTGGATCGTGGCCGTCGGCAGCGCGGTGACCCTCGTGCAGCGGGTGGTGACCGTGCGCCGGGAGGCCGCCGAGGCGGACGCCGAGGAGCAGGCGGTGCCCCAGGGGGGCGAGACGCGGTGA
- a CDS encoding phosphatidylinositol mannoside acyltransferase — MKDKLTDALYGLGWSAVKKLPEPVAVRLGQRIADQTWKRRGKGVLRLEANLARVVPDASPRRLAELSRTGMRSYLRYWMESFRLPAWSPERIQSGFDVKDLHYLVDGLAEGRGVVLALPHMGNYDLAGAWVTTHLGVPFTTVAERLKPESLYDRFVAYREGLGMEVLPHQGGSAFGTLSRRLRSGGLVCLVADRDLSASGVEVSFFGERAKMPAGPAALALQTGALLLPVTLWYDESPVMRGRVHPPVEVPGDGNRAERTAVMTQEMADAFASGIAEHPEDWHMLQRLWLADLDRGPGSPGSPGSSGMEKP, encoded by the coding sequence GTGAAGGACAAGCTGACCGACGCGCTGTACGGGCTCGGCTGGAGCGCGGTGAAGAAGCTCCCGGAGCCGGTCGCCGTGCGCCTCGGGCAGCGCATCGCCGACCAGACGTGGAAGCGGCGCGGTAAGGGCGTGCTGCGGCTGGAGGCCAATCTGGCGCGGGTGGTCCCGGACGCCTCGCCGCGGCGGCTGGCCGAACTGTCGCGGACGGGCATGCGCTCGTATCTGCGCTACTGGATGGAGTCCTTCCGGCTTCCGGCCTGGAGCCCCGAGCGCATACAGAGCGGCTTCGACGTCAAGGACCTGCACTATCTGGTGGACGGTCTCGCCGAGGGCCGGGGCGTGGTCCTGGCACTGCCCCATATGGGCAACTACGACCTCGCCGGGGCCTGGGTGACGACACATCTGGGGGTTCCCTTCACCACGGTCGCGGAGCGGCTGAAGCCGGAGTCGCTGTACGACCGGTTCGTGGCCTACCGCGAGGGGCTGGGCATGGAGGTGCTGCCGCACCAGGGCGGGAGCGCCTTCGGGACGCTGTCGCGGCGGCTGCGCTCGGGCGGTCTGGTGTGCCTGGTCGCCGATCGCGATCTGTCGGCCTCGGGCGTGGAGGTGTCGTTCTTCGGCGAGCGGGCGAAGATGCCGGCCGGGCCCGCCGCGCTCGCCCTGCAGACCGGTGCCCTGCTGCTGCCGGTGACCCTCTGGTACGACGAGTCGCCGGTGATGCGCGGGCGGGTGCATCCGCCGGTCGAGGTGCCCGGGGACGGGAACCGCGCGGAGCGGACCGCCGTCATGACCCAGGAGATGGCCGACGCCTTCGCCTCGGGGATCGCCGAGCACCCGGAGGACTGGCACATGCTGCAGCGCTTGTGGCTCGCGGATCTGGATCGCGGTCCCGGAAGTCCTGGAAGTCCCGGAAGTTCCGGAATGGAGAAGCCTTGA
- a CDS encoding glycosyltransferase family 4 protein — protein MRIGIVCPYSWDVPGGVQFHIRDLADHLIRRGHQVSVLAPADDETPLPPYVVSAGRAVPVPYNGSVARLNFGFLSAARVRRWLHDGGFDVIHIHEPTSPSLGLLACWTAQGPIVATFHTSNPRSRAMIAAYPILQPALEKISARIAVSEYARRTLVEHLGGDAVVIPNGVDVDFFADAEPKEEWQGETIGFIGRIDEPRKGLPVLMRALPKIFEARPGARLLIAGRGDEKEAVAALPAPLRERVEFLGMVSDEDKARLLRSVDVYVAPNTGGESFGIILVEAMSAGAAVLASDLDAFAQVLDGGAAGELFANEDADALAAAAVRLLGDDERLTELRERGSRHVRRFDWSMVGADILAVYETVTDGAASVAADDRTRLWARLGLARP, from the coding sequence TTGAGGATCGGGATCGTCTGCCCGTACTCCTGGGATGTCCCAGGCGGCGTCCAGTTCCACATCCGCGATCTGGCCGACCATCTGATCCGGCGCGGCCACCAGGTCTCCGTGCTGGCCCCGGCGGACGACGAGACGCCGCTGCCGCCGTACGTGGTCTCGGCCGGGCGCGCCGTGCCGGTGCCGTACAACGGCTCGGTGGCCCGGCTGAACTTCGGCTTCCTGTCGGCCGCGCGGGTGCGCCGCTGGCTGCACGACGGCGGCTTCGACGTCATCCACATCCACGAGCCGACCTCGCCCTCGCTGGGGCTGCTGGCCTGCTGGACGGCCCAGGGGCCGATCGTCGCGACGTTCCACACCTCCAATCCGCGTTCCCGGGCCATGATCGCGGCGTATCCGATCCTGCAGCCGGCGCTGGAGAAGATCAGCGCGCGCATCGCGGTGAGCGAGTACGCGCGCCGGACGCTGGTGGAGCACCTCGGCGGCGACGCGGTCGTCATCCCCAACGGCGTCGACGTGGACTTCTTCGCCGATGCCGAGCCGAAGGAGGAGTGGCAGGGGGAGACGATCGGCTTCATCGGCCGGATCGATGAGCCCCGTAAGGGGCTGCCGGTGCTGATGCGCGCCCTGCCGAAGATCTTCGAGGCCCGGCCGGGGGCGCGGCTGCTGATCGCCGGGCGCGGCGACGAGAAGGAGGCCGTGGCCGCTCTGCCGGCGCCGCTGCGGGAGCGCGTCGAGTTCCTGGGGATGGTCAGCGACGAGGACAAGGCGCGGCTGCTGCGCAGCGTCGATGTCTATGTCGCGCCCAATACGGGCGGCGAGAGCTTCGGCATCATCCTCGTCGAGGCCATGTCGGCGGGCGCCGCGGTCCTCGCCAGCGATCTGGACGCGTTCGCCCAGGTGCTGGACGGGGGAGCGGCGGGTGAGCTGTTCGCCAACGAGGACGCCGACGCCCTGGCGGCGGCCGCGGTGCGGCTGCTGGGCGACGACGAGCGGCTGACCGAGCTGCGGGAGCGGGGCAGCCGGCACGTACGGCGCTTCGACTGGTCGATGGTGGGCGCGGACATCCTCGCGGTCTACGAGACGGTGACGGACGGGGCGGCGTCCGTGGCCGCGGACGACCGTACGCGGCTGTGGGCGCGTCTGGGGCTCGCCAGGCCCTAG
- the pdxS gene encoding pyridoxal 5'-phosphate synthase lyase subunit PdxS, translating to MSITPASTPNSDAPATGTARVKRGMAEQLKGGVIMDVVTPEQAKVAEDAGAVAVMALERVPADIRKDGGVARMSDPDMIEGIIGAVSIPVMAKSRIGHFVEAQVLQSLGVDYIDESEVLTPADEVNHSDKWSFTTPFVCGATNLGEALRRIAEGAAMIRSKGEAGTGNVVEAVRHLRQIKGEIARLRGLDNHELYAAAKEIRAPYELVAEIAQTGKLPVVLFSAGGVATPADAALMRQLGAEGVFVGSGIFKSGDPAKRAAAIVKATTFYDDPKVIADASRDLGEAMVGINCDTLPESERYASRGW from the coding sequence GTGTCCATCACGCCCGCCAGCACGCCCAACTCCGACGCCCCCGCGACCGGCACCGCCCGCGTCAAGCGCGGTATGGCCGAGCAGCTCAAGGGTGGCGTGATCATGGACGTCGTCACCCCCGAGCAGGCCAAGGTCGCCGAGGACGCCGGTGCCGTCGCGGTCATGGCACTCGAGCGGGTGCCTGCCGACATCCGTAAGGACGGCGGCGTGGCCCGGATGTCCGACCCGGACATGATCGAGGGCATCATCGGCGCCGTCTCCATCCCGGTCATGGCCAAGTCGCGGATCGGCCACTTCGTCGAGGCGCAGGTACTGCAGTCGCTCGGCGTCGACTACATCGACGAGTCCGAGGTCCTGACCCCGGCCGACGAGGTCAACCACAGCGACAAGTGGTCCTTCACCACCCCGTTCGTCTGCGGAGCCACCAACCTGGGCGAGGCCCTGCGCCGGATCGCCGAGGGTGCGGCCATGATCCGTTCCAAGGGCGAGGCCGGCACCGGCAACGTCGTCGAGGCGGTCCGCCACCTGCGTCAGATCAAGGGCGAGATCGCCCGCCTGCGCGGCCTGGACAACCACGAGCTCTACGCGGCCGCCAAGGAGATCCGCGCCCCGTACGAGCTGGTCGCCGAGATCGCGCAGACCGGCAAGCTGCCGGTGGTGCTGTTCTCCGCCGGTGGTGTCGCCACCCCGGCCGACGCCGCGCTGATGCGCCAGCTGGGCGCCGAGGGCGTGTTCGTGGGCTCCGGCATCTTCAAGTCGGGCGACCCGGCCAAGCGCGCCGCCGCGATCGTGAAGGCCACCACCTTCTACGACGACCCCAAGGTCATCGCGGACGCGTCCCGGGACCTCGGTGAGGCCATGGTCGGCATCAACTGCGACACCCTCCCCGAGTCCGAGCGCTACGCCAGCCGCGGCTGGTAA